From one Conexibacter woesei Iso977N genomic stretch:
- a CDS encoding MerR family transcriptional regulator codes for MAAVEEERPTAATDDRPGKAMTIGAVCKQLGQEFPDISISKIRYLEDQKLLEPRRTPGGYRLYAQADVARLRTILRMQRDEFLPLRVIRQELASGRIDGAEPGVPQPSEDSAGDPSRARRRPSVSVTGGGALYSLDDVVEDTRADPRLIAELEEYGVVRGENRAGTKYYDETEREIVRAVTELARYGVGGRNLRAFRTSADREAALLQQILAPALRSRNVERRKEAVEALENLAAVTTHLKHLLLIRDLRKIVG; via the coding sequence ATGGCTGCCGTGGAAGAGGAGCGACCGACCGCAGCCACCGACGACCGCCCCGGCAAGGCGATGACGATCGGCGCGGTCTGCAAGCAGCTCGGCCAGGAGTTCCCGGACATCTCGATCTCGAAGATCCGGTACCTGGAGGACCAGAAGCTGCTGGAGCCGCGGCGCACGCCGGGCGGCTACCGCCTGTACGCGCAGGCCGACGTCGCGCGCCTGCGCACGATCCTGCGCATGCAGCGTGACGAGTTCCTGCCGCTGCGCGTCATCAGGCAGGAGCTGGCCTCGGGCCGGATCGACGGCGCCGAGCCCGGCGTCCCGCAGCCGTCGGAGGACTCCGCGGGCGACCCGTCGCGCGCACGCCGGCGGCCGAGCGTCTCGGTGACCGGCGGCGGCGCGCTGTACTCGCTCGACGACGTCGTCGAGGACACGCGCGCGGACCCGAGGCTGATCGCCGAGCTCGAGGAGTACGGCGTCGTCAGGGGCGAGAACCGCGCCGGGACCAAGTACTACGACGAGACCGAGCGCGAGATCGTGCGCGCCGTCACCGAGCTGGCGAGGTACGGCGTCGGCGGGCGCAACCTGCGGGCGTTCCGGACCAGCGCCGACCGCGAGGCCGCGTTGCTGCAGCAGATCCTCGCGCCCGCGCTGCGCTCCCGCAACGTCGAGCGCCGCAAGGAGGCCGTCGAGGCGCTGGAGAACCTCGCGGCCGTCACGACGCACCTCAAGCACCTGCTGCTCATCCGGGATCTCCGGAAGATCGTCGGCTAG
- a CDS encoding adenine phosphoribosyltransferase has product MSVDIESFVRDIQDFPKPGIVFKDITPVLASAQALDAAVTQLAEPVRDLNVDVVVGAEARGFLLGAALARELGAGFVLARKPGKLPHETVRAEYLLEYGTDALELHTDAVAEGARVLVHDDLLATGGTARALCELVEQLGGTVVGCSFLIELGFLGGRQRLAGYDVRSILRYDDE; this is encoded by the coding sequence ATGTCGGTCGACATCGAGTCGTTCGTCCGCGACATCCAGGACTTCCCGAAGCCGGGGATCGTCTTCAAGGACATCACGCCGGTGCTGGCGTCGGCGCAGGCGCTGGACGCCGCGGTCACGCAGCTGGCCGAGCCGGTGCGGGACCTGAACGTGGACGTGGTCGTCGGCGCCGAGGCGCGCGGCTTCCTGCTCGGCGCCGCGCTGGCGCGCGAGCTGGGCGCGGGCTTCGTCCTGGCGCGCAAGCCCGGCAAGCTGCCGCACGAGACCGTCCGGGCCGAGTACCTCCTGGAGTACGGCACCGACGCGCTGGAGCTGCACACCGACGCGGTCGCGGAGGGCGCGCGCGTGCTCGTCCACGACGACCTGCTGGCGACCGGTGGCACGGCGCGGGCGCTGTGCGAGCTGGTCGAGCAGCTCGGCGGCACGGTCGTCGGCTGCTCGTTCCTGATCGAGCTGGGCTTCCTCGGCGGCCGCCAGCGGCTGGCCGGGTACGACGTCCGGTCGATCCTGCGCTACGACGACGAGTGA
- a CDS encoding SRPBCC family protein has protein sequence MPVTRRSKVVGAPPAIVWQTVADPNRLPAWWPRAERVEGVSGNGFTLVLRSDRGAQVRADYRVGRRNRPRVVAWTQDLEGTPFARLLRHAETTVTLEPEGDASTRVEVRLEQRLQGVSRFGGFLVRRAARKQLDGALAALVELHT, from the coding sequence GTGCCGGTGACGCGCCGGAGCAAGGTCGTCGGCGCGCCGCCGGCGATCGTCTGGCAGACGGTCGCCGACCCCAACCGGCTGCCGGCCTGGTGGCCGCGCGCCGAGCGCGTCGAGGGCGTCAGCGGCAACGGCTTCACGCTCGTGCTGCGCAGCGACCGCGGCGCGCAGGTCCGCGCCGACTACCGCGTCGGGCGGCGCAACCGGCCGCGCGTCGTGGCCTGGACGCAGGACCTGGAGGGCACGCCGTTCGCCAGGCTCCTGCGCCATGCGGAGACGACCGTGACGCTGGAGCCCGAGGGCGACGCGTCAACGCGCGTCGAGGTGCGCCTGGAGCAGCGCCTGCAGGGCGTGTCGCGCTTCGGCGGGTTCCTGGTCAGGCGCGCGGCGCGCAAGCAGCTCGACGGCGCGCTGGCGGCGCTGGTGGAGCTGCACACGTAG
- a CDS encoding RNA polymerase sigma factor: MARFDDLPADQKAVLQLVLRQGRTYAEIATLLKISDAAVQNRALTALDAIGPSGLDGLDDERQDEVGDYLLGQQSASERAATRDFLEASQSGRDWARAVAAELRSAGVAGEDGLPEIPADAGEVDEAFDALHARRAARAEQQRSSRLGGVLLIVAAVIVVVGAILLLTGVIGGGDDNRNDRAAATTTTSTGTGSNPASTATVEQQINLNPPNGGRTPLGVANIVAQNGRRAIAVVGQDLTPSNHYVLWLTNGSGTKFLGFFQAVTASGTDKGKLQGIVAAPTDLSSYTGMIISRESSSSPRTPTNVVLTGRIRG, encoded by the coding sequence ATGGCGCGCTTCGACGACCTCCCCGCCGACCAGAAGGCCGTTCTCCAGCTCGTGCTGCGCCAAGGGCGCACGTACGCGGAGATCGCCACGCTGCTCAAGATCTCCGACGCCGCGGTCCAGAACCGCGCGCTGACCGCCCTGGACGCGATCGGACCGTCCGGCCTGGACGGCCTCGACGACGAGCGCCAGGACGAGGTCGGTGACTACCTGCTCGGCCAGCAGTCCGCCTCCGAGCGCGCGGCGACGCGCGACTTCCTGGAGGCGTCGCAGTCCGGCCGCGACTGGGCGCGCGCCGTCGCCGCCGAGCTGCGCAGCGCGGGCGTCGCTGGCGAGGACGGGCTGCCGGAGATCCCGGCGGACGCCGGCGAGGTCGACGAGGCCTTCGACGCGCTGCACGCCCGCCGCGCCGCGCGCGCCGAGCAGCAGCGCTCCTCGCGCCTGGGCGGCGTCCTGCTGATCGTCGCCGCGGTGATCGTCGTCGTCGGCGCGATCCTGCTGCTGACCGGCGTCATCGGCGGCGGCGACGACAACAGGAACGACAGGGCCGCCGCGACCACCACGACGTCGACCGGCACGGGCTCCAACCCGGCGAGCACGGCGACCGTCGAGCAGCAGATCAACCTCAACCCGCCCAATGGCGGCAGGACGCCGCTCGGCGTCGCCAACATCGTCGCCCAGAACGGCAGGCGCGCGATCGCGGTCGTCGGCCAGGACCTCACGCCCTCCAACCACTACGTGCTGTGGCTGACGAACGGCTCGGGCACGAAGTTCCTCGGCTTCTTCCAGGCGGTGACCGCCAGCGGCACCGACAAGGGCAAGCTGCAGGGCATCGTCGCCGCGCCCACCGACCTCTCGTCCTACACGGGCATGATCATCAGCCGCGAGTCGTCCTCGTCGCCCAGGACGCCGACGAACGTCGTCCTGACCGGCAGGATCAGGGGCTGA
- a CDS encoding PaaI family thioesterase produces MDLQLPYALETGFDALYGLIVDTVDLDAGVITAHVDVTPDHLQPAGLVHGGLFASIAESITSIGTWWAVQDDGRTAQGLSNQTSFLRPILGGRVHAVARARHRGRTTWVWEVEISDDEQRLCSLVRMTIAVR; encoded by the coding sequence ATGGACCTACAACTTCCTTACGCGCTGGAGACGGGGTTCGACGCCCTCTACGGGCTGATCGTGGACACCGTCGACCTCGACGCCGGCGTCATCACCGCGCACGTGGACGTGACCCCGGATCACCTGCAGCCGGCGGGTCTCGTGCACGGCGGCCTGTTCGCCTCGATCGCCGAGTCGATCACCTCGATCGGGACCTGGTGGGCGGTCCAGGACGACGGCAGGACGGCCCAGGGCCTGTCCAACCAGACGTCGTTCCTGCGGCCGATCCTGGGCGGCAGGGTCCACGCCGTGGCGCGCGCCCGGCACCGCGGCAGGACGACGTGGGTGTGGGAGGTCGAGATCTCCGACGACGAGCAGCGGCTGTGCTCGCTGGTCCGCATGACGATCGCGGTCCGCTGA
- a CDS encoding WS/DGAT/MGAT family O-acyltransferase → MPTRLTALDSSFLHLEDSGAHMHVAAVMTFDGPAPAYGELVEAIEARLHLVPRYRQRLAFVPLGQGRPRWVDDPHFNVGYHIRHTALPTPGSDQELKRLAARVFGQRLDRSKPLWEIWLVEGLDDDRFAILSKTHHALVDGVSGVDIVSVLFDTRPDPAPPAPPTSSWLPRPVPTSTELLAEALLERTTVPGEAVRGLRHLTRAPRQVLDRVAGGAAGLGSMAKAGLSPAPRSPLNVGIGPHRRYTWVDADLGRFKAIKSALGGTVNDVVLTSVALALGRWMRGRDEDTEGLVLRAMVPVSVRAETERGALGNRVATMWAPLPVGIEDPVACFAEVHEAMKDLKESGQAVGAETLTQLADFAPPTIMSQAARLQARQRFFNLVVTNVPGPQVELYLLGRRMRGLYPVVPLALKQALGIAIMSYNGRLGFGLLADFDALPDLEEIAEQLEGAIDDLAAVAGTDVRAGRTGPRERPSATPAT, encoded by the coding sequence GTGCCCACGCGCCTGACCGCTCTCGACTCCTCCTTCCTGCACCTCGAGGACAGCGGAGCCCACATGCACGTCGCCGCCGTCATGACCTTCGACGGCCCCGCGCCCGCCTACGGCGAGCTCGTCGAGGCGATCGAGGCGCGCCTGCACCTCGTGCCGCGCTACCGCCAGCGGCTCGCGTTCGTCCCGCTCGGCCAGGGCCGCCCGCGCTGGGTCGACGACCCGCACTTCAACGTCGGCTACCACATCCGCCACACCGCGCTGCCCACGCCGGGCTCCGACCAGGAGCTCAAGCGGCTGGCCGCGCGCGTGTTCGGCCAGCGCCTGGACCGCTCCAAGCCGCTGTGGGAGATCTGGCTCGTCGAGGGCCTCGACGACGACCGCTTCGCGATCCTGAGCAAGACCCACCACGCGCTGGTCGACGGCGTCAGCGGCGTCGACATCGTGTCGGTGCTCTTCGACACGCGCCCGGACCCGGCCCCGCCCGCGCCGCCCACGTCCTCGTGGCTGCCGCGCCCGGTCCCGACGTCGACCGAGCTGCTGGCCGAGGCGCTGCTGGAGCGCACGACGGTCCCGGGCGAGGCCGTCCGCGGGCTGCGCCACCTGACGCGCGCGCCGCGCCAGGTGCTCGACAGGGTCGCCGGCGGCGCCGCCGGGCTGGGCTCGATGGCGAAGGCCGGCCTGTCCCCCGCGCCCAGGTCACCGCTGAACGTCGGGATCGGCCCGCACCGGCGCTACACCTGGGTCGACGCCGACCTCGGGCGCTTCAAGGCCATCAAGTCGGCCCTCGGCGGGACCGTCAACGACGTCGTCCTGACGAGCGTCGCGCTCGCGCTCGGGCGCTGGATGCGCGGCCGCGACGAGGACACCGAGGGGCTCGTCCTGCGCGCGATGGTCCCGGTCAGCGTCCGGGCCGAGACCGAGCGCGGCGCGCTCGGCAACCGCGTGGCGACGATGTGGGCGCCGCTGCCGGTCGGGATCGAGGATCCGGTCGCGTGCTTCGCCGAGGTCCACGAGGCGATGAAGGACCTGAAGGAGTCCGGCCAGGCCGTCGGCGCCGAGACGTTGACCCAGCTCGCGGACTTCGCGCCGCCGACGATCATGAGCCAGGCCGCGCGCCTGCAGGCCCGCCAGCGGTTCTTCAACCTCGTCGTGACCAACGTGCCGGGGCCGCAGGTCGAGCTGTACCTGCTGGGCCGCCGCATGCGCGGCCTCTACCCCGTCGTGCCGCTGGCCCTCAAGCAGGCGCTGGGCATCGCGATCATGTCCTACAACGGCCGCCTCGGCTTCGGCCTGCTCGCCGACTTCGACGCGCTCCCCGACCTCGAGGAGATCGCCGAGCAGCTCGAAGGCGCGATCGACGACCTCGCCGCCGTGGCCGGCACCGACGTCCGCGCGGGCCGCACCGGCCCCCGCGAGCGCCCGAGCGCGACGCCGGCGACCTAG
- a CDS encoding RNA polymerase sigma factor, whose protein sequence is MDLSDPITFGRVYDEHRRSVHATAYRVLNSSSAAQDVVQDVFLRVWRNPAKFDARRGELGSYLKLMARSRAVDLWREGQASGRAEDRLKMVVGHEPPRTEIQPDQLALASADRSTVRAALGRLPDPQREALVLAYWGGLTADQIAVRAGVPLGTAKSRIRLGLARLRDELAAMRPAEVAAAA, encoded by the coding sequence ATGGACCTGAGCGACCCCATTACCTTCGGCCGTGTCTACGACGAGCACCGCCGGTCGGTCCATGCCACGGCGTACCGGGTGCTGAACAGCTCGTCGGCGGCGCAGGACGTCGTCCAGGACGTGTTCCTGCGCGTCTGGCGCAACCCGGCGAAGTTCGACGCCCGCCGCGGCGAGCTGGGGTCCTACCTGAAGCTGATGGCGCGCAGCCGTGCTGTCGACCTCTGGCGCGAGGGCCAGGCCTCTGGGCGGGCCGAGGATCGCCTCAAGATGGTCGTCGGCCATGAGCCTCCGCGGACCGAGATCCAGCCCGACCAGCTCGCGCTGGCCTCCGCCGACCGCTCGACCGTGCGCGCCGCGCTCGGCCGCCTGCCGGACCCCCAGCGCGAGGCGCTCGTGCTCGCCTACTGGGGCGGCCTGACCGCCGACCAGATCGCGGTCAGGGCGGGCGTCCCGCTCGGGACCGCCAAGAGCCGCATCCGGCTCGGGCTCGCGCGCCTGCGCGACGAGCTCGCCGCGATGCGCCCCGCCGAGGTGGCAGCGGCCGCCTAG
- a CDS encoding amidohydrolase family protein produces MPVRALPFDAVVDDLRDRELDWLGRDVPWFDAHTHIGHHDPDGFEADPEELIEALDAAGQQRALVFAMQEPDGYRGPNDWVLRSAAESGGRLVALGRIDPNAPDAIEEAHRCLEDGAVGFKLHPRSDGFGLPHPVVEQVVELAGRHALPVLFHAGRGIPDLGESILEMSAANPDARLILAHAGISDLGLLGPRVAEHPGVLFDTSWWHISDMLTLFTTVPPGQILYASDMPYGGPRFPSFLMLRCARAVGLSPEQAAAIAGGQLERVISGSELMDLGPAPGDAAIGRRVLAYERVISYITAAVNMTFRGADGSEPLALARLGCQAPEDAEHRAVLSEAEEFIAVAQQRLGEGLDPIACVHAAMTAMVLVGTAEALENR; encoded by the coding sequence GTGCCCGTCCGCGCGCTGCCCTTCGATGCCGTCGTCGACGACCTCCGCGACCGCGAGCTGGACTGGCTCGGGCGCGACGTGCCGTGGTTCGACGCGCACACGCACATCGGCCACCACGACCCGGACGGCTTCGAGGCCGATCCGGAGGAGCTGATCGAGGCGCTCGACGCCGCCGGCCAGCAGCGCGCGCTGGTCTTCGCGATGCAGGAGCCCGACGGCTACCGCGGGCCCAACGACTGGGTGCTGCGCAGCGCCGCCGAGTCCGGCGGGCGGCTGGTCGCGCTGGGCCGGATCGACCCCAACGCGCCCGACGCGATCGAGGAGGCGCACCGCTGCCTGGAGGACGGCGCGGTCGGCTTCAAGCTGCACCCGCGCTCGGACGGCTTCGGGCTGCCGCATCCGGTGGTCGAGCAGGTCGTCGAGCTTGCGGGAAGGCACGCGCTGCCGGTGCTGTTCCACGCGGGGCGGGGGATCCCGGACCTCGGCGAGTCGATCCTGGAGATGTCGGCGGCCAACCCGGACGCGCGGCTGATCCTCGCGCACGCGGGGATCTCGGACCTCGGGCTGCTCGGCCCGCGCGTCGCTGAGCACCCCGGAGTGCTCTTCGACACGTCGTGGTGGCACATCAGCGACATGCTGACGCTGTTCACGACCGTGCCGCCCGGGCAGATCCTGTACGCGAGCGACATGCCCTACGGTGGCCCGCGCTTCCCGTCGTTCCTGATGCTGCGCTGCGCGCGGGCGGTGGGACTGAGCCCTGAGCAGGCCGCCGCGATCGCCGGCGGCCAGCTGGAGCGCGTGATCTCCGGCAGCGAGTTGATGGACTTGGGCCCGGCGCCGGGCGACGCGGCGATCGGCCGCCGCGTGCTCGCCTACGAGCGCGTGATCTCCTACATCACGGCGGCGGTCAACATGACGTTCCGGGGCGCCGACGGCAGCGAGCCGCTGGCGCTCGCGCGGCTCGGCTGCCAGGCGCCGGAGGATGCGGAGCACCGTGCAGTGCTCAGCGAGGCCGAGGAGTTCATCGCGGTCGCGCAGCAGCGCCTGGGCGAGGGTCTGGACCCGATCGCGTGCGTGCACGCGGCGATGACCGCGATGGTCCTCGTCGGGACCGCGGAGGCGCTCGAAAACCGCTGA
- a CDS encoding septal ring lytic transglycosylase RlpA family protein — MTTIAAMAAVPAVASSDTQSPQPAQPTAAPATATPVATKASSSLHVDSVRRTVLAGKRVVVRGHLNPAGSRAVVSLQVRGAKGGWTTVDHDRTGRHGRYVLTWRAAKTGEKKLRVHFGGSKVMGSTKHTAGTTRIYRRAFVSWYGPGLYGGHLACGGTLSPGTLGVANKSLPCGTKVTLHYKGRTVRVPVVDRGPYVAGREYDLTAATKQKLGFGSTGTVLTTR, encoded by the coding sequence ATGACCACGATCGCCGCGATGGCCGCTGTTCCTGCCGTCGCGAGCTCCGATACGCAGTCACCCCAGCCGGCGCAGCCGACGGCCGCGCCGGCCACCGCCACTCCCGTCGCGACCAAGGCGTCGTCCTCGCTGCATGTCGACTCCGTGCGCCGCACGGTGCTCGCCGGCAAGCGCGTCGTCGTCCGCGGCCACCTGAACCCCGCCGGCTCGCGGGCCGTCGTGTCGCTGCAGGTGCGCGGCGCGAAGGGCGGCTGGACGACGGTCGACCACGACCGCACCGGCCGTCACGGCCGCTACGTCCTGACGTGGCGCGCCGCGAAGACCGGCGAGAAGAAGCTGCGCGTCCACTTCGGCGGCAGCAAGGTGATGGGGTCGACGAAGCACACGGCCGGCACCACCCGGATCTACCGCCGGGCGTTCGTGTCCTGGTACGGCCCGGGCCTCTACGGCGGGCACCTCGCGTGCGGCGGCACCCTGTCGCCGGGCACGCTCGGCGTGGCCAACAAGTCGCTGCCCTGCGGCACGAAGGTCACGCTGCACTACAAGGGGCGCACCGTGCGCGTCCCGGTCGTCGACCGCGGCCCCTACGTGGCCGGCCGCGAGTACGACCTCACGGCCGCGACGAAGCAGAAGCTCGGCTTCGGCTCGACCGGCACGGTCCTCACGACGCGCTAG
- the dinB gene encoding DNA polymerase IV, producing MAKRVIAHLDCDAFFASVELQRRPELRGLPVIVAGSGPRAVVTTASYEARKFGIGSAMSAAEAKRRCPQAITIPPDHQAYSEKSREVWDLVREEIEILQQASIDEAYADLSAIERPLPFLRAIIARVKEQTGIQISAGIAPNRLVAKIASDLGKPAGFVAIGREQCAAHVASRSPRIVPGIGPKTAQRLAEMGYPTLGALQNAPVEELQERFGERYGHDLHRRAHLHDSSPVETERVRKSRSVETTFDVDIADHAELESVLRGQANKLAGQLRRAEERGRTIGIKVRLDDWTTVTRARSIDRHVHDEATIIEIALELFRDYAPPRPVRLLGVRVASFEGEEPPARTEPSPRGVLPGQLVLPLAAELLR from the coding sequence GTGGCGAAGCGGGTCATTGCTCATCTGGATTGCGACGCGTTCTTCGCGTCCGTCGAGCTGCAGCGGCGTCCCGAGCTGCGTGGCCTGCCGGTGATCGTCGCCGGGAGCGGACCGCGCGCCGTCGTCACCACCGCCTCCTACGAGGCGCGGAAGTTCGGGATCGGCTCGGCGATGAGCGCGGCCGAGGCCAAGCGGCGCTGCCCGCAGGCGATCACGATCCCGCCGGATCACCAGGCGTACTCCGAGAAGTCGCGGGAGGTCTGGGACCTCGTGCGTGAGGAGATCGAGATCCTCCAGCAGGCCTCGATCGACGAGGCCTACGCCGACCTCTCGGCCATCGAGAGGCCGCTGCCGTTCCTGCGCGCGATCATCGCGCGGGTCAAGGAGCAGACGGGCATCCAGATCTCGGCCGGGATCGCGCCCAACCGGCTCGTCGCCAAGATCGCCTCCGACCTCGGCAAGCCCGCCGGCTTCGTCGCGATCGGCCGCGAGCAGTGCGCCGCGCACGTCGCGAGCCGCTCGCCGCGGATCGTCCCCGGCATCGGCCCGAAGACCGCGCAGCGCCTGGCCGAGATGGGCTACCCGACGCTCGGCGCGCTGCAGAACGCGCCCGTCGAGGAGCTCCAGGAACGCTTCGGCGAGCGCTACGGCCACGACCTGCATCGCCGCGCGCACCTGCACGACAGCTCGCCGGTCGAGACCGAGCGGGTCCGGAAGTCGCGCTCGGTGGAGACGACCTTCGACGTCGACATCGCCGACCACGCCGAGCTGGAGTCGGTCCTGCGCGGGCAGGCCAACAAGCTCGCCGGCCAGCTGCGCCGGGCCGAGGAGCGCGGGCGCACGATCGGGATCAAGGTCCGCCTCGACGACTGGACGACGGTCACGCGCGCCCGCTCGATCGACCGCCACGTCCACGACGAGGCGACGATCATCGAGATCGCGCTGGAGCTGTTCCGCGACTACGCCCCGCCGCGGCCGGTCCGGCTGCTCGGCGTCCGGGTCGCGTCGTTCGAGGGCGAGGAGCCGCCCGCGCGGACCGAGCCGTCGCCGCGCGGCGTGCTGCCCGGCCAGCTCGTGCTGCCGCTCGCCGCCGAGCTGCTCCGGTAG
- a CDS encoding alpha/beta fold hydrolase, which yields MSHLTIGGRRLFHQRRGAGEPLLLIMGMSGTHLSWGEPFLTHLERDFDVVAYDHRGIGRSDPETQQFSIADLAQDAAGILDALGWDEAHVLGISMGGMIAQELALRHPERIRTLTLGCTYCGGPGSSLAPQATIDKLSAGMMSGDRELAIRNGFEVNVSHAFAQADGNYETFRAMAKALPAPVPVIMLQMQAIAGHDTSARLAQLKGLPALVIHGDEDAMIPVQNGRLIAELIPGSRLEILEGVGHMFWWERPSRAAELFRTHVSDARQHVDG from the coding sequence ATGTCGCACCTCACGATCGGCGGACGCCGCCTCTTCCACCAGCGCCGGGGCGCCGGCGAGCCGCTGTTGCTGATCATGGGGATGAGCGGGACGCACCTCTCCTGGGGCGAGCCGTTCCTCACCCACCTGGAGCGCGACTTCGACGTCGTCGCCTACGACCACCGCGGCATCGGCCGCAGCGACCCCGAGACGCAGCAGTTCTCGATCGCCGACCTCGCGCAGGACGCCGCCGGGATCCTCGACGCGCTCGGCTGGGACGAGGCGCACGTGCTCGGGATCTCGATGGGCGGGATGATCGCCCAGGAGCTGGCGCTCAGGCATCCCGAGCGGATCAGGACGCTCACCCTCGGCTGCACCTACTGCGGCGGCCCGGGCTCCTCGCTGGCCCCGCAGGCGACGATCGACAAGCTCAGCGCCGGGATGATGAGCGGCGACCGCGAGCTGGCGATCCGCAACGGCTTCGAGGTCAACGTCTCACATGCGTTCGCGCAAGCGGACGGCAACTACGAGACGTTCCGGGCGATGGCCAAGGCGCTGCCCGCGCCGGTCCCGGTGATCATGCTCCAGATGCAGGCGATCGCCGGCCACGACACGTCCGCGCGCCTGGCGCAGCTCAAGGGCCTGCCGGCGCTGGTGATCCACGGCGACGAGGACGCGATGATCCCGGTCCAGAACGGCAGGCTGATCGCTGAGCTGATCCCGGGGTCGCGCCTGGAGATCCTCGAGGGCGTGGGCCACATGTTCTGGTGGGAGCGGCCCAGCCGAGCGGCTGAGCTGTTCCGGACGCATGTCTCAGACGCGCGTCAGCACGTAGACGGTTGA
- a CDS encoding methyl-accepting chemotaxis protein codes for MSLLSRKKKPDPALAQLQARLDSLEGNCLAQLEEGLALMVGGDFTADVQPVTRPIDLAVEDPQVAALITTFNAMLQRAQNALEGYNQMREQLRASLGDQSCLSALTQRLNSLNDNCLSGLQHGLAAVSEQGDLSVDVVPCTTPLTAREGQSAGALADVFNGMLGRAQGSIDAYNTMRGDLATVAGTAQTVASGDLVVQVAAKGDRDVLGNAFSEMTVRLRAVVGQVSDTAIGLRAASDEMARSSEETHRAIEEIAHAVADVASGSERQMIVIGGAQEVATAVVEETSASEEKAQNAREAAADARAAAEEGARAVSVATEAMSAVRESSVAISATMEDLARKGEQIGGIVDAITGIAEQTNLLALNAAIEAARAGDQGRGFAVVADEVRKLAESSQQAARSIGDLIGEMQGETQRALHAVQAGAAQTEDGAATVEQARESFLRIDGRVSDVGQRVEEISAAVKRIAESSTKMQEDMGDIVSVAQQSTAATEQVSASTQETSASAQEIATGAGDLARRADSLAELVATFRVA; via the coding sequence ATGTCTCTCCTTTCCCGCAAGAAGAAGCCGGACCCTGCGCTGGCGCAGCTGCAGGCGCGGCTCGACTCCCTCGAAGGCAACTGCCTCGCGCAGCTCGAGGAGGGCCTGGCGCTGATGGTCGGCGGCGACTTCACCGCCGACGTCCAGCCCGTCACGCGGCCGATCGACCTTGCGGTCGAGGACCCGCAGGTCGCCGCGCTGATCACGACCTTCAACGCCATGCTCCAGCGCGCGCAGAACGCGCTCGAGGGCTACAACCAGATGCGCGAGCAGCTGCGCGCCTCGCTCGGCGACCAGTCCTGCCTGAGCGCGCTGACGCAGCGGCTGAACTCGCTCAACGACAACTGCCTCAGCGGTCTGCAGCACGGCCTCGCGGCCGTCAGCGAGCAGGGCGACCTCAGCGTCGACGTCGTCCCGTGCACGACGCCGCTGACCGCCCGCGAGGGCCAGAGCGCCGGCGCGCTCGCCGACGTCTTCAACGGCATGCTCGGCCGCGCCCAGGGCTCGATCGACGCCTACAACACGATGCGCGGCGACCTCGCCACGGTGGCCGGGACCGCGCAGACCGTCGCGTCCGGCGACCTCGTCGTCCAGGTCGCCGCCAAGGGCGACCGCGACGTGCTCGGCAACGCCTTCAGCGAGATGACCGTCCGCCTGCGCGCGGTCGTCGGGCAGGTCTCCGACACCGCGATCGGCCTGCGTGCCGCGTCCGACGAGATGGCCCGCAGCTCGGAGGAGACGCACCGCGCGATCGAGGAGATCGCCCACGCCGTCGCCGACGTCGCGTCCGGCTCCGAGCGCCAGATGATCGTCATCGGCGGCGCCCAGGAGGTCGCGACCGCGGTCGTCGAGGAGACCAGCGCGTCCGAGGAGAAGGCCCAGAACGCCCGCGAGGCCGCGGCCGACGCGCGCGCCGCCGCAGAGGAGGGCGCCAGGGCCGTCTCGGTGGCGACCGAGGCGATGAGCGCGGTGCGCGAGTCGTCGGTCGCGATCAGCGCGACGATGGAGGACCTCGCGCGCAAGGGCGAGCAGATCGGCGGGATCGTCGATGCCATCACCGGGATCGCGGAGCAGACCAACCTGTTGGCCTTGAACGCGGCCATCGAGGCGGCGCGCGCCGGCGACCAGGGCCGCGGCTTCGCGGTCGTCGCCGACGAGGTCCGCAAGCTGGCCGAGAGCTCGCAGCAGGCGGCGCGCTCGATCGGCGACCTGATCGGCGAGATGCAGGGCGAGACGCAGCGCGCGCTGCACGCCGTGCAGGCCGGGGCGGCCCAGACCGAGGACGGCGCGGCGACCGTCGAGCAGGCGCGCGAGTCGTTCCTGCGCATCGACGGCCGCGTGAGCGACGTCGGGCAGCGGGTCGAGGAGATCTCGGCCGCCGTCAAGCGGATCGCCGAGTCCTCCACGAAGATGCAGGAGGACATGGGCGACATCGTGTCGGTCGCCCAGCAGTCGACCGCGGCGACCGAGCAGGTCTCGGCCTCGACGCAGGAGACCTCCGCGTCGGCGCAGGAGATCGCGACCGGCGCCGGCGACCTCGCCCGCCGCGCGGACTCGCTCGCCGAGCTGGTCGCGACCTTCAGGGTCGCCTAG